Proteins from one Pontibacter korlensis genomic window:
- a CDS encoding IS982 family transposase, with protein sequence MNDFTITIYCFVDDYLQIAGKKAAAKRKASDAEIITTALVSARYFGGNLSAASGYMQQHQKCRMPHKSNFNRMLHRLGETIAAIFLALGDCLKQLNTTGEYVIDSFPVAVCRNIRINRCRLLEGEAYRGYNVSKREYFYGFKVEVIATAGGLPVSYFIVAGSVHDGRALQAMHLDLPPESSLYGDSAYTNYEVEDLLAECEQVSLLTQRKSNSKRKDSPAMDYIKAVMRKRIETTFSEIEAAFPRTIHAVTPQGFLLKIVLFLFAYTINKCI encoded by the coding sequence ATGAATGACTTCACTATTACAATTTACTGTTTTGTTGATGATTACCTGCAAATAGCGGGCAAAAAAGCGGCGGCCAAGCGCAAGGCCAGCGATGCGGAGATAATCACAACGGCCCTGGTGTCGGCCCGCTACTTTGGCGGCAACCTGTCTGCGGCCAGCGGCTACATGCAGCAGCACCAGAAGTGCCGGATGCCGCACAAGAGCAACTTTAACCGGATGCTGCACCGACTGGGCGAAACGATCGCGGCCATCTTCCTGGCCCTGGGAGACTGCCTCAAGCAGCTCAACACCACTGGCGAGTATGTGATAGACAGCTTCCCGGTGGCCGTGTGCCGCAATATTCGCATTAACCGGTGCAGACTGCTGGAGGGTGAGGCCTACAGGGGCTACAATGTCTCTAAAAGGGAGTATTTCTACGGCTTCAAGGTGGAGGTCATCGCAACTGCCGGGGGCCTGCCGGTGAGTTACTTTATCGTGGCGGGAAGCGTGCACGATGGCAGAGCCCTGCAGGCCATGCACCTGGACCTGCCGCCGGAAAGCAGCCTGTACGGGGACAGCGCCTACACCAATTATGAGGTGGAGGACCTGCTGGCCGAATGCGAGCAGGTCAGCCTGCTTACTCAGCGGAAAAGCAACAGCAAGCGGAAAGACAGCCCGGCGATGGACTATATAAAAGCGGTGATGAGGAAGAGAATAGAGACAACTTTCAGTGAGATAGAGGCGGCCTTTCCCCGAACGATCCACGCCGTGACTCCGCAAGGATTTCTGCTAAAGATTGTCCTATTCCTCTTTGCTTACACCATCAATAAATGTATTTAA
- a CDS encoding M16 family metallopeptidase, which translates to MAIKRGSSLLLLALGLTFTQCKNEAYQTQSTTDATAVATTTPAEKEYSYEMAPNDPLNARIYTLDNGLKVYLSDYEEAPRIQTFIAVRAGSKNDPTDATGLAHYLEHMVFKGTTELGTANWEKEKAELDKIEALYEQYRNTRNEAARKKIYHQIDSVSGVAATYAIANEYDKLLTAIGAKGTNAYTWVDQTVYTNDIPSNQLERWLELEADRFQEMVPRLFHTELEAVYEEKNRTLDSDGRKVAEVINTELFPSHQYGTQTTIGTVEHLKNPSITAIREYFDKYYVPNNMAIAMSGDIDFDQTIRLIDRYWGGIEKSQVPNFTVAQEQPIQKPIVREVFGPDAENVSVAFRTPGINEREALVVQMISNLLYNGQAGLVDLNLNQQQKVLQAYAYDTPMKDYGTFRMTGMPRQGQSLDQVRDLLLQQLELIKKGSFDESLIQAVVNNDKINTMKAYEDNSNRADAFVTAFIYDMPWEKFVSRQDEFASITKQEVVDVANKYFQNNYVLVYKRTGKDPNAQKVEKPAITPVAVNRDAQSDYYKAFMAKEVQPLEPVFVDYQKDITETKLKQNIPLLYTKNNDNGLFQLYYILDMGTNNDQKLGMAVNYLKYLGTDKYTAEELQKEFYKLGTSFDVFSSGDQVYVSLTGLDENFEQGLNLFESVLANAKPNQQALKDMVAGILKAREDAKKNKGVILQQAMVNYAKYGAKNPFNTLLSEKELKAVKPQELVNIIKSIPTYEHRVLYYGPRETEALVAVLNEGHKVPATLKPVPKEVVYPELDIKEPTVYWADYNMVQAEMLFLSKSVPYSKDIIPVVRLYNEYMGGIVFQDLRESKALAYSTYSYYGTASKKDRANYLMSYIGAQADKLSEAMSGMQALLTDMPLADANFENARASLRNSISTERITKAGVLFDYERAKKLGLNYDIRQDVYQSANSMTFDQLKEFQQKYVKGQPQVILVIGSKDRLNFDALKKYGKVKQLDLKTLFGY; encoded by the coding sequence ATGGCAATAAAAAGAGGTTCCTCTTTGCTATTGCTTGCGCTGGGCCTCACGTTCACGCAATGCAAGAACGAAGCATACCAAACGCAATCTACTACAGATGCCACGGCGGTAGCCACTACCACTCCTGCCGAAAAGGAATACTCCTACGAAATGGCACCTAACGACCCGCTGAATGCCCGCATTTATACTTTAGACAATGGACTGAAAGTATACCTGTCGGATTATGAGGAGGCACCGCGCATCCAGACTTTTATAGCAGTTCGCGCAGGCAGCAAGAATGACCCAACTGATGCTACTGGCCTGGCACACTACCTGGAGCACATGGTGTTTAAAGGCACTACTGAACTGGGCACAGCCAACTGGGAAAAGGAGAAGGCAGAGCTGGATAAAATTGAAGCGCTGTACGAGCAATACAGAAACACCCGCAACGAAGCTGCGCGCAAGAAGATCTATCACCAGATAGACTCGGTTTCCGGGGTTGCTGCTACTTACGCCATTGCTAATGAGTATGATAAGCTCCTAACGGCTATCGGTGCAAAAGGCACCAATGCTTATACTTGGGTAGACCAGACGGTTTATACGAATGACATACCAAGCAACCAACTGGAGCGTTGGCTGGAACTGGAGGCCGACCGTTTCCAGGAGATGGTGCCACGCCTGTTCCACACAGAACTTGAGGCTGTGTACGAGGAGAAAAACCGCACCCTCGACAGCGACGGTCGTAAGGTAGCTGAGGTGATTAACACAGAGCTCTTCCCGTCACACCAGTATGGTACTCAAACCACCATCGGTACCGTCGAGCACCTCAAGAACCCCTCTATCACAGCCATCAGAGAATATTTCGACAAGTATTATGTACCAAACAACATGGCCATTGCTATGTCCGGCGACATTGACTTTGACCAGACCATTCGCCTGATTGATAGGTACTGGGGAGGCATAGAGAAAAGCCAGGTACCAAACTTTACAGTAGCACAGGAGCAGCCGATCCAGAAGCCGATTGTGCGTGAGGTATTTGGTCCGGATGCGGAGAACGTATCTGTTGCTTTCCGCACGCCGGGTATAAACGAGCGTGAGGCACTGGTCGTGCAAATGATCAGCAACCTGCTTTACAACGGGCAGGCCGGCTTAGTAGACCTCAACCTGAACCAACAGCAGAAGGTACTGCAGGCCTATGCCTACGACACCCCAATGAAAGATTACGGCACCTTCCGTATGACAGGTATGCCACGCCAGGGCCAATCACTGGACCAGGTGCGCGACTTGTTACTACAACAGCTGGAGCTGATCAAGAAAGGATCTTTCGACGAGTCGCTGATACAGGCAGTGGTAAACAACGATAAGATCAACACCATGAAAGCTTACGAAGACAATAGCAACCGCGCAGATGCCTTCGTAACGGCCTTTATCTATGACATGCCGTGGGAGAAATTTGTAAGCCGACAGGATGAATTCGCTAGCATCACCAAACAGGAAGTGGTGGATGTGGCGAACAAGTATTTCCAAAATAACTATGTGCTGGTATATAAGCGCACGGGCAAAGATCCGAACGCACAGAAAGTAGAGAAGCCAGCCATTACGCCAGTAGCTGTTAACCGCGACGCGCAGTCAGACTATTACAAAGCTTTTATGGCCAAAGAGGTGCAGCCGCTGGAGCCTGTTTTCGTGGATTACCAGAAGGATATCACCGAAACCAAATTAAAGCAGAACATTCCGTTGCTGTATACCAAGAACAACGATAACGGCCTGTTCCAGCTCTACTACATCCTGGACATGGGCACCAATAACGACCAGAAGTTGGGTATGGCCGTGAACTACCTGAAGTACCTGGGCACTGACAAGTATACTGCCGAAGAGCTTCAGAAGGAGTTTTATAAGTTGGGTACTTCGTTCGACGTGTTCTCTTCGGGAGACCAGGTATACGTGAGCCTGACTGGCCTGGACGAGAACTTTGAACAGGGCCTGAACCTATTTGAAAGTGTGTTGGCCAATGCCAAGCCAAACCAGCAAGCCCTGAAAGACATGGTAGCTGGTATTCTGAAAGCTCGCGAGGACGCCAAGAAAAACAAAGGCGTTATTCTGCAGCAGGCAATGGTGAACTATGCCAAGTATGGAGCAAAGAACCCATTCAACACCCTGCTGAGCGAGAAGGAGCTAAAGGCTGTGAAGCCGCAGGAGCTGGTAAACATTATCAAGAGCATCCCTACTTACGAGCACCGCGTGCTGTACTACGGCCCACGTGAAACAGAAGCTCTGGTAGCCGTGCTAAACGAAGGACATAAAGTACCAGCCACCTTAAAACCGGTACCAAAAGAAGTAGTTTACCCAGAACTCGACATCAAAGAGCCAACCGTTTACTGGGCTGACTATAACATGGTGCAGGCCGAAATGCTGTTCCTGAGCAAGTCTGTGCCTTACAGCAAAGACATTATTCCGGTTGTAAGGCTGTACAATGAGTATATGGGCGGCATTGTGTTCCAGGACCTGCGTGAGTCTAAAGCACTGGCTTACTCTACCTACTCTTACTATGGCACTGCTTCTAAGAAAGACCGTGCAAACTACCTAATGTCGTACATCGGGGCGCAGGCTGATAAGCTATCAGAAGCAATGTCCGGTATGCAGGCACTTTTAACTGATATGCCACTAGCCGATGCTAACTTTGAGAATGCACGTGCCTCTTTGCGCAACAGCATTTCTACGGAACGCATCACCAAAGCAGGTGTTCTGTTCGACTACGAGCGTGCCAAGAAACTGGGCCTGAACTACGATATCCGTCAGGATGTATATCAAAGCGCCAACAGCATGACCTTTGACCAACTGAAGGAGTTTCAGCAAAAGTATGTGAAAGGCCAGCCGCAGGTTATACTTGTGATCGGCTCTAAAGACCGCCTGAACTTTGACGCACTGAAGAAGTATGGCAAAGTAAAGCAGCTGGATCTGAAAACGCTGTTTGGGTATTAG
- a CDS encoding DUF3667 domain-containing protein, with amino-acid sequence MKKHYRSDNNCLNCGATVTDNFCSKCGQENLELHEDFFHLALHSVGHYFHFESKFFNSIVPLFTKPGYLTKEYFAGKRAAHLNPISMYIFISILFFFLFTANTNINKKDIIEDNVAAENTQEAAEIKKELGELKNTISKKEAAGTVSPTAANYTYTILDKAEASLDTGSTTHNDAVIFTQPVAKEAEGKSDSDKLSLNIGDDNAVVKSLGTKFQEVMDDDLSSELFKNKLIGHLPKVMFILLPLFALILKLVHWRSSKYYVEHLIYSIHVHSFLFLFASILILLSWILPFLPDWIFNLGYLVALWYIYRSMRNIYRSTRWRTVYKFFLLFFAYSTLLIVSGLIVIVATLYTI; translated from the coding sequence ATGAAGAAGCATTACCGTTCCGACAACAACTGCTTAAACTGCGGTGCCACCGTTACCGACAACTTCTGCTCCAAATGCGGACAGGAGAACCTGGAGCTACATGAGGATTTCTTCCACCTGGCTTTGCATAGCGTCGGGCACTACTTCCACTTCGAGTCTAAGTTCTTCAACAGTATTGTGCCGCTTTTCACAAAGCCCGGGTACCTTACTAAAGAATACTTTGCAGGCAAGCGGGCTGCGCACCTCAACCCGATCAGCATGTACATTTTCATCAGCATCTTGTTCTTTTTCCTGTTCACAGCCAACACAAACATCAACAAGAAAGACATCATCGAAGACAATGTGGCGGCAGAAAATACGCAGGAAGCAGCTGAGATAAAAAAAGAGCTGGGGGAGTTAAAGAACACCATCTCGAAGAAGGAGGCAGCCGGAACAGTATCTCCGACAGCCGCTAATTACACCTATACCATTCTGGATAAGGCCGAAGCATCGTTAGACACAGGCAGCACTACCCATAACGACGCGGTTATCTTTACTCAGCCTGTAGCCAAGGAAGCTGAAGGCAAAAGCGATTCAGATAAGCTAAGCCTGAATATTGGAGATGATAATGCGGTGGTTAAATCATTAGGGACAAAGTTCCAGGAAGTGATGGATGATGACCTGAGCAGCGAACTGTTCAAGAACAAACTGATAGGGCATTTGCCAAAGGTAATGTTTATACTCCTACCGCTGTTTGCCCTCATTCTGAAGCTGGTACACTGGCGCTCTTCAAAATACTATGTAGAGCACCTGATTTATTCCATACACGTGCATTCGTTCCTCTTCCTGTTTGCTTCTATCCTGATCTTATTGAGTTGGATACTACCGTTCCTGCCAGACTGGATCTTTAACCTTGGATACCTAGTGGCACTCTGGTACATCTACAGGTCCATGCGCAACATCTACAGGAGCACACGCTGGCGTACCGTATATAAGTTCTTTCTGCTGTTCTTTGCCTACAGTACCCTGCTTATAGTAAGCGGACTGATAGTTATTGTAGCAACACTTTATACCATCTAG
- a CDS encoding DNA polymerase III subunit gamma/tau yields MENFVVSARKYRPTTFDSVVGQHHITNTLKNAISSKHLAQAFLFCGPRGVGKTTCARILAKTINCQNITPEIEACNECESCRSFNTSSSFNIHELDAASNNSVEDIRNLVEQVRYAPQTGKYKIYIIDEVHMLSNQAFNAFLKTLEEPPSYAIFILATTERHKIIPTILSRCQIFDFNRIRIEDMVRHLGNIATKESIQAESDALHLISQKADGALRDALSIFDQMVTFSGSNVTYKATVENLHILDYDYYFRLTDHLLEQNLSGSLLLFDEILKNGFDAHNFLIGIGEHFRSLLVCKDPQTVQLLEVSDNIKAKYAEQSQKASVSFLLSGLNLVSTCDTNYKSSKNQRLHVELCLMKMAHLNAALSFAQQGEVSKKAKVAAPAPAATGSVGATTAPAAAVPSAQMQPPAPANGIPSEGLQQPPKPQQVTPDAHIAPPKAVVAPPAPAPAADKPRTGPQLPPQKKLGKLPSLKDLQNPQAAVAEVAVAEEEEETSYGAVVPVDEAKLKTVWHTILRRKKAENMMEFTLLNRQYHIGPDNEIVLHLENHVMLDQFTALRPDILRELKQQLGNRSIKLRAELMEVQDEGRKLYTSADKFNYLAEKYPVLIDLKQRFGLDADF; encoded by the coding sequence ATGGAAAATTTTGTAGTATCAGCTCGAAAATACCGTCCGACCACGTTCGACAGTGTGGTGGGGCAGCACCATATAACCAATACCCTTAAAAACGCCATCAGCAGCAAGCATTTGGCGCAGGCCTTTCTTTTCTGTGGTCCGCGTGGAGTGGGTAAAACTACCTGTGCGCGTATCCTGGCAAAAACCATTAACTGCCAGAATATCACCCCGGAGATAGAAGCCTGTAACGAGTGCGAGTCTTGCCGCAGTTTTAACACCAGCAGCTCGTTCAACATCCATGAGCTCGATGCTGCTTCTAATAACTCGGTAGAAGATATCCGTAACCTGGTGGAGCAAGTGCGTTACGCCCCACAGACAGGCAAGTATAAAATTTACATTATAGATGAGGTGCACATGCTCTCGAACCAGGCCTTCAACGCATTCCTGAAGACACTGGAGGAGCCACCTTCATATGCCATTTTTATTCTGGCTACCACTGAGCGCCACAAAATCATTCCTACTATACTTTCGCGTTGCCAGATTTTCGACTTTAACCGAATACGGATTGAGGACATGGTACGCCACCTGGGCAACATCGCCACCAAAGAAAGTATACAGGCCGAATCAGATGCCCTGCACCTGATCTCGCAGAAAGCGGATGGCGCCCTGCGTGATGCGTTGTCGATCTTCGACCAGATGGTTACCTTCTCGGGCAGCAATGTTACCTACAAGGCTACTGTCGAGAACCTGCACATACTTGATTACGATTACTACTTCCGGCTGACAGATCACCTGCTGGAGCAGAACCTGTCAGGCTCGCTGCTCCTGTTTGATGAGATTCTGAAGAACGGCTTTGATGCCCATAACTTCCTGATTGGCATTGGCGAGCATTTCCGAAGCCTGCTAGTGTGCAAAGACCCACAGACAGTACAGCTGTTAGAGGTATCTGACAACATCAAGGCCAAGTATGCAGAGCAATCGCAGAAGGCAAGCGTGTCGTTCCTGCTATCTGGGCTTAACCTGGTTAGCACCTGCGATACCAACTACAAGAGCAGCAAAAACCAGCGCCTGCACGTGGAACTGTGCCTGATGAAGATGGCGCACCTGAATGCAGCTCTGAGCTTTGCACAGCAAGGAGAAGTATCAAAAAAAGCTAAGGTAGCGGCTCCGGCACCAGCCGCTACCGGTTCTGTTGGTGCCACCACTGCACCTGCTGCAGCCGTACCGTCGGCGCAGATGCAGCCGCCTGCCCCGGCCAATGGTATCCCCTCAGAGGGATTACAACAGCCGCCAAAGCCACAGCAGGTAACACCAGATGCACACATAGCTCCGCCTAAGGCAGTGGTTGCGCCTCCGGCACCGGCACCTGCCGCTGACAAGCCCCGGACGGGACCTCAGCTGCCGCCGCAGAAGAAATTAGGTAAGTTGCCAAGCCTGAAAGATCTGCAAAACCCACAAGCAGCGGTAGCTGAAGTGGCAGTAGCCGAGGAAGAGGAAGAGACGAGCTATGGTGCTGTTGTACCTGTAGATGAGGCAAAGCTGAAAACGGTGTGGCATACTATTCTGCGCCGCAAGAAGGCTGAGAACATGATGGAGTTCACGCTTCTTAACCGCCAGTACCACATTGGGCCTGATAACGAAATTGTACTTCACCTGGAAAACCACGTGATGCTGGATCAGTTCACGGCACTCCGTCCGGACATACTTCGTGAACTGAAGCAACAGCTGGGTAACCGGAGTATAAAACTGCGAGCAGAGCTAATGGAAGTGCAGGACGAAGGGCGAAAGCTGTATACTTCTGCCGACAAGTTTAATTACCTGGCCGAAAAGTATCCGGTCCTCATCGACCTGAAGCAGCGGTTTGGCCTGGATGCAGATTTCTAA